One genomic segment of Pseudomonas chlororaphis subsp. aurantiaca includes these proteins:
- a CDS encoding DedA family protein, with amino-acid sequence MDFNPIDLILHLDVYLDMLVTNYGPWIYAILFLVIFCETGLVVTPFLPGDSLLFIAGAVAAGGAMDPVLLGGLLMLAAILGDSTNYIIGRTVGERLFSNPNSKIFRRDYLQKTHDFYDRHGGKTVTLARFLPIIRTFAPFVAGVAKMPYPRFFAFSVAGTILWVGGLVTLGYFFGNVPFIKKNLSLLVVGIILLSLVPMIIGVVRSRLGRSDAKAESH; translated from the coding sequence ATGGATTTCAACCCGATCGACCTCATCCTCCATCTCGACGTTTACCTCGACATGTTGGTGACCAACTACGGGCCATGGATCTACGCCATCCTGTTCCTGGTGATTTTCTGCGAGACCGGCCTGGTGGTGACGCCGTTCCTGCCTGGCGACTCCCTGCTGTTCATCGCCGGCGCGGTCGCCGCCGGTGGCGCCATGGACCCGGTGCTGCTCGGCGGCCTGCTGATGCTGGCGGCGATCCTCGGCGACAGCACCAATTACATCATTGGGCGAACGGTGGGCGAACGGCTGTTCAGCAACCCGAATTCGAAGATCTTCCGCCGCGACTACCTGCAAAAGACCCACGACTTCTACGACCGCCACGGCGGCAAAACCGTGACCCTGGCGCGTTTCCTGCCGATCATCCGTACTTTCGCCCCGTTCGTCGCCGGCGTGGCCAAGATGCCTTACCCGCGTTTCTTCGCCTTCAGCGTGGCCGGCACCATCCTCTGGGTCGGCGGCCTGGTAACCCTCGGCTACTTCTTCGGCAACGTGCCGTTCATCAAGAAAAACCTGTCGCTGCTGGTGGTGGGCATCATCCTGCTGTCGCTGGTGCCGATGATCATCGGCGTGGTGCGCAGCCGCTTGGGCCGCTCGGACGCAAAGGCCGAAAGCCACTGA
- a CDS encoding ArsR/SmtB family transcription factor: MLIDQIKALASDIRMQMLEWLKDPEGNFPPQGHDAPKEIGICMTHLQHKAALSASSTSSHLAILQQAGLVEATRIGKWTYFRRNEAAIAAFTEQLKREL; this comes from the coding sequence ATGCTCATCGATCAAATCAAAGCGCTGGCCAGCGACATCCGTATGCAGATGCTTGAATGGCTGAAGGACCCGGAAGGCAACTTTCCACCCCAGGGGCATGACGCACCGAAAGAAATCGGCATCTGCATGACTCATCTGCAGCACAAGGCCGCGCTTTCGGCGTCCAGTACCTCCAGCCACCTGGCGATCCTGCAGCAGGCGGGTCTGGTCGAGGCCACGCGCATTGGCAAGTGGACTTACTTTCGCCGTAACGAAGCCGCTATTGCGGCCTTTACCGAGCAACTGAAACGCGAGCTCTGA
- a CDS encoding zinc-dependent alcohol dehydrogenase family protein: MKAIYVQPGGGYDKVVLGEAPAAAPQAGEITVRLRASSLNYHDFAVVSGMWGPTESRIPMADGAGEVIAVGEGVSEFAVGDSVVSTFFPEWLDGRPNVVGFATVPGDGLDGYAREVVTARATSFTRAPKGWSHAEAATLTTAGLTAWRALVDDGRVTAGDTVLVQGTGGVSIFALQFAKMLGATVIATSSSDAKLERLKALGADHLINYREDPAWGETVQKLTAGRGVDHVVEVGGPATLEQSMIAARAGGHISVIGILTGVAGEFPIVTALVKQLRLQGVLVGNRRQQQDMVRAIDANGMHPILDKHFALDAIVDAFRYQESNQHFGKIILDI, encoded by the coding sequence ATGAAAGCAATCTACGTACAACCCGGTGGTGGCTACGACAAAGTAGTGCTCGGCGAGGCTCCGGCCGCGGCGCCACAAGCGGGCGAAATCACCGTGCGCCTGCGCGCCAGCTCCCTCAACTACCACGATTTCGCGGTGGTCAGCGGCATGTGGGGGCCGACTGAGTCGCGCATCCCGATGGCCGATGGCGCCGGTGAAGTGATCGCCGTGGGTGAGGGGGTCAGTGAATTCGCCGTCGGCGACTCGGTGGTCAGCACCTTCTTCCCCGAGTGGCTGGACGGCCGGCCCAATGTCGTCGGCTTTGCCACGGTGCCGGGCGACGGCCTGGACGGTTACGCCCGTGAAGTCGTTACCGCCCGCGCCACCTCCTTCACCCGTGCGCCCAAGGGCTGGAGCCACGCCGAAGCCGCGACCCTGACCACCGCCGGCCTCACCGCCTGGCGTGCGCTGGTGGACGACGGCCGGGTGACCGCCGGCGATACCGTGCTGGTGCAAGGCACCGGCGGCGTGTCGATCTTCGCCCTGCAATTCGCCAAGATGCTCGGCGCCACCGTGATCGCCACCTCGTCCAGCGATGCCAAGCTGGAGCGGCTGAAAGCCCTCGGCGCCGATCACTTGATCAACTACCGCGAGGACCCTGCCTGGGGCGAAACCGTGCAGAAACTCACCGCCGGCCGTGGCGTCGACCACGTGGTCGAAGTCGGCGGTCCGGCCACCCTGGAGCAGTCGATGATCGCCGCCCGGGCCGGTGGCCATATCTCGGTGATCGGCATCCTGACCGGCGTGGCCGGCGAATTCCCGATCGTTACCGCGCTGGTCAAGCAACTGCGCCTGCAAGGCGTGCTGGTGGGTAACCGCCGGCAGCAGCAGGACATGGTCCGTGCCATCGATGCCAACGGCATGCATCCGATCCTCGACAAGCATTTCGCTCTGGATGCGATAGTCGATGCCTTCCGCTACCAGGAAAGCAACCAGCACTTCGGCAAGATCATTCTCGATATCTGA
- a CDS encoding M90 family metallopeptidase → MWPLSSWRRRRRLAKHPVADEMWQRVRQHLPFLDGLSAAEDQWLRETSVLFLDDKHLSALPGVELHQFERLLLAAQAQLPLLHLGDLNWYQGFHEIVLYPDDFLSPQRHRDASGVEHEWDGEHSGEAWQQGPIILAWPGVLASGGWEAYNLVIHELAHKLDMLNGDANGLPPLHSDMRISDWAQVMQAAYDDLNRQLDHNPDAETAIDPYAAENPAEFFAVTSEYFFSAPDLLHEAYPKVYEQLQLFYRQNPLARLQQLQASDPHYQQH, encoded by the coding sequence ATGTGGCCCCTCAGTTCCTGGCGCCGCCGGCGTCGGCTGGCCAAGCACCCGGTTGCCGATGAAATGTGGCAACGGGTACGCCAGCACCTGCCCTTTCTCGATGGCCTGAGCGCTGCCGAGGACCAGTGGCTGCGGGAAACCAGCGTCCTGTTTCTCGACGACAAGCACCTGAGCGCCCTGCCCGGGGTCGAGCTGCACCAGTTCGAGCGCCTGCTGCTGGCCGCCCAGGCCCAGTTGCCGCTGCTGCACCTTGGGGATTTGAACTGGTACCAGGGCTTTCACGAAATCGTCCTCTACCCCGACGACTTCCTCAGCCCCCAGCGCCATCGCGATGCCAGCGGCGTCGAACATGAATGGGACGGCGAACACAGCGGCGAAGCCTGGCAACAGGGTCCGATCATCCTGGCCTGGCCCGGCGTGCTCGCCAGCGGCGGCTGGGAAGCCTACAACCTGGTGATCCACGAACTGGCGCACAAGCTGGACATGCTCAACGGCGATGCCAACGGCCTGCCGCCGCTGCACAGCGACATGCGCATCAGCGACTGGGCGCAGGTGATGCAAGCGGCCTACGACGACCTCAACCGCCAGCTCGACCACAACCCCGACGCCGAAACCGCCATCGATCCTTACGCCGCGGAAAACCCCGCGGAGTTCTTCGCCGTCACCAGCGAATACTTCTTCAGCGCCCCGGACCTGCTCCACGAGGCCTATCCGAAGGTCTACGAGCAACTGCAGCTGTTTTACCGGCAGAATCCCCTGGCCCGGCTCCAGCAACTGCAGGCCAGCGATCCGCACTACCAGCAACACTGA
- a CDS encoding EamA family transporter yields the protein MTSCELSLAILVTLVWGLNFPITKLGLRSIDPFVLTAIRFALAALPLVFFIKRPAIRFSYVVAHGLIFGLGMWGVINYGIQVGVSPGIASLIIQLSVFFTMGWGALLFEERLRGAQLLGAVLAMIGLVGIISTQQGDHALFGVMLIVFSAVAWSIGNVIIKKSAVKEIFSFMVWASLFPPIPLFLLAWLMHGGAPFENLQSSLDLTAALSILFQVYLATHFAYWGWNSLLKRYPVSTVAPLSLLIPVFGIGSSMLILGEHISTPNMISIVVIIAGLAVGLYRKTPAPSAALSPTGRRAAEPAGAKK from the coding sequence CTGACCAGTTGCGAACTCTCGCTGGCAATACTCGTCACGCTGGTCTGGGGCCTGAACTTTCCCATCACCAAGCTGGGGCTGCGCTCGATCGATCCCTTCGTGCTGACCGCCATACGCTTCGCCCTGGCCGCCCTGCCGCTGGTGTTCTTCATCAAGCGCCCCGCCATCAGGTTCAGCTATGTCGTCGCCCATGGCCTCATCTTCGGGTTGGGTATGTGGGGCGTGATCAATTACGGCATCCAGGTCGGCGTCAGCCCGGGCATTGCCTCGCTGATCATCCAGCTCAGCGTGTTCTTCACCATGGGTTGGGGCGCGTTGCTGTTCGAGGAAAGGCTTCGCGGTGCGCAACTTCTGGGCGCCGTGCTGGCCATGATCGGGCTGGTCGGCATTATTTCAACCCAACAAGGGGACCATGCCCTCTTTGGTGTAATGCTGATTGTGTTCAGTGCCGTCGCCTGGAGCATCGGCAACGTCATCATCAAGAAATCCGCCGTCAAAGAGATCTTTTCGTTCATGGTCTGGGCCAGCCTGTTTCCGCCCATCCCACTGTTTCTGCTGGCCTGGCTGATGCATGGCGGCGCACCTTTCGAGAACCTGCAAAGCAGTCTCGACCTGACGGCGGCGCTGTCGATTCTGTTCCAGGTTTACCTGGCCACCCATTTCGCCTATTGGGGCTGGAACTCGTTGCTGAAGCGGTATCCCGTTTCGACGGTAGCGCCGCTGTCGTTGCTGATTCCGGTGTTTGGCATCGGCAGTTCGATGCTGATCCTAGGCGAACACATCTCGACCCCGAACATGATCTCTATCGTGGTGATCATTGCAGGGTTGGCGGTAGGCCTCTATCGCAAGACGCCTGCGCCCTCCGCGGCACTGTCCCCAACAGGACGGCGTGCCGCTGAACCGGCTGGCGCCAAGAAGTGA
- a CDS encoding ethanolamine ammonia-lyase subunit EutB — MASFAHTVGAQTYRFDSLKEVMAKASPARSGDFLAGVAALNDGERVAAQMTLADIPLKHFLEEALIPYETDEVTRLIIDTHDKAAFATVSHLTVGGFRDWLLSDTADEQSLRALAPGLTPEMAAAVSKIMRVQDLVLVAQKIRVVTRFRGTLGLRGRLSTRLQPNHPTDEPAGIAASILDGLLYGNGDAMIGINPATDSIASICALLEMLDAIIQRYEIPTQACVLTHVTTSIEAINRGVPLDLVFQSIAGTEAANASFGINLNVLQEGYEAGLSLKRGTLGQNLMYFETGQGSALSANAHFGVDQQTCETRAYAVARHFKPFLVNTVVGFIGPEYLYNGKQIIRAGLEDHFCGKLLGVPMGCDICYTNHAEADQDDMDTLLTLLGVAGINFIMGIPGSDDIMLNYQTTSFHDALYARQTLGLKPAPEFEQWLAKTGIFTQPDGKVQFGHNLPPAFRQALAQLQ; from the coding sequence ATGGCAAGTTTCGCCCACACCGTCGGCGCCCAGACCTACCGCTTCGACAGCCTCAAGGAGGTCATGGCCAAGGCCAGCCCGGCGCGCTCCGGGGACTTCCTGGCCGGCGTCGCCGCCCTCAACGACGGCGAGCGGGTCGCCGCGCAAATGACCCTGGCGGACATTCCGCTCAAGCACTTCCTCGAAGAAGCGCTGATCCCCTACGAAACCGATGAAGTCACCCGGTTGATCATCGACACCCACGACAAGGCCGCCTTCGCCACCGTCAGCCACCTCACGGTCGGCGGCTTTCGCGACTGGCTGCTCAGCGACACCGCCGACGAACAGAGCCTGCGCGCCCTGGCCCCCGGGCTGACTCCGGAAATGGCCGCCGCCGTGTCGAAGATCATGCGTGTCCAGGACCTGGTGCTGGTGGCGCAGAAGATCCGCGTGGTCACCCGGTTCCGCGGCACCCTGGGACTGCGCGGGCGGCTGTCGACGCGCCTGCAACCCAACCACCCGACCGACGAGCCGGCCGGCATCGCCGCGAGCATTCTCGACGGCCTGCTCTACGGCAACGGCGACGCCATGATCGGCATCAACCCGGCCACCGACAGCATCGCCTCGATCTGCGCCCTGCTGGAAATGCTCGATGCGATCATCCAGCGTTATGAAATCCCCACCCAGGCCTGCGTGCTGACCCACGTCACCACCTCCATCGAGGCGATCAACCGTGGCGTGCCGCTGGACCTGGTGTTCCAGTCGATCGCCGGCACCGAGGCGGCCAATGCCAGTTTTGGCATCAACCTCAATGTCCTGCAGGAAGGCTACGAGGCCGGCCTGAGCCTCAAACGCGGCACGCTAGGACAGAACCTGATGTATTTCGAGACCGGCCAGGGCAGTGCGCTGTCGGCCAACGCCCACTTCGGCGTCGACCAGCAGACCTGCGAAACCCGCGCCTATGCGGTGGCCCGGCACTTCAAGCCGTTCCTGGTGAACACCGTGGTCGGTTTCATCGGCCCGGAGTACCTGTACAACGGCAAGCAGATCATCCGCGCCGGCCTGGAAGATCACTTCTGCGGCAAGCTGCTGGGCGTGCCCATGGGTTGCGACATCTGCTACACCAACCACGCCGAAGCCGACCAGGACGACATGGACACCCTGCTGACCCTGCTGGGCGTGGCCGGGATCAACTTCATCATGGGCATCCCCGGCTCCGACGACATCATGCTCAACTACCAGACCACCTCCTTTCACGACGCGCTCTACGCCCGCCAGACCCTGGGCCTGAAACCGGCGCCGGAGTTCGAACAGTGGCTGGCGAAAACCGGCATCTTCACCCAGCCCGACGGCAAGGTGCAGTTCGGCCACAACCTGCCGCCGGCCTTCCGCCAGGCGCTGGCACAGCTTCAGTAA
- a CDS encoding GNAT family N-acetyltransferase, with protein sequence MRITQATLEHLDLLTPLFVKYREFYGALPFPDSSRAFLEKRLRRKESMIYLALPDDDDKKLLGFCQLYPSFSSLSLKRVWILNDIYVAEDARRQLVADNLIRTAKKMAKDTHAVRMRVSTSSDNEVAQKTYESIGFREDTEFKNYILPISDD encoded by the coding sequence ATGCGGATTACTCAAGCGACCCTCGAACACCTGGATCTGTTGACCCCCCTGTTCGTCAAATACCGCGAGTTCTATGGCGCCCTGCCTTTTCCGGACTCGTCCCGGGCCTTCCTGGAAAAACGTCTGCGCCGCAAGGAATCGATGATCTACCTGGCCCTGCCCGACGATGACGACAAGAAACTCCTCGGTTTCTGCCAGCTCTACCCCAGCTTCTCCTCCCTGTCCCTCAAGCGCGTATGGATCCTCAACGACATCTATGTCGCCGAAGACGCTCGCCGCCAGCTGGTGGCCGACAACCTGATCCGCACCGCGAAGAAAATGGCCAAGGACACCCATGCCGTGCGCATGCGGGTTTCCACCAGCAGTGACAACGAAGTGGCGCAGAAAACCTATGAATCCATCGGTTTTCGCGAAGATACCGAGTTCAAGAACTACATATTGCCGATCAGCGACGACTAA
- the ppa gene encoding inorganic diphosphatase, which produces MSYSKIPAGKDLPNDIYVAIEIPANHAPIKYEIDKDSDCLFVDRFMATPMFYPANYGYIPNTLADDGDPLDVLVVTPYPVAPGSVIRARPVGILNMTDDGGGDAKVIAVPHDKLSQLYVDVKEYTDLPALLIQQIEHFFANYKDLEKGKWVKIEGWDGADAARAAITKSVAAYKG; this is translated from the coding sequence ATGAGCTACAGCAAGATTCCGGCTGGCAAAGACCTGCCGAACGACATCTACGTCGCAATCGAGATTCCGGCCAACCACGCGCCGATCAAATACGAAATCGACAAAGACAGCGATTGCCTGTTCGTTGACCGTTTCATGGCCACCCCGATGTTCTACCCGGCCAACTACGGCTACATCCCGAACACCCTGGCCGACGACGGTGACCCCCTCGACGTGCTGGTCGTGACCCCTTACCCAGTGGCTCCAGGCTCGGTCATCCGCGCCCGTCCGGTCGGCATCCTGAACATGACCGACGACGGCGGCGGCGATGCCAAAGTCATCGCTGTTCCACACGACAAGCTGTCCCAGCTGTATGTCGACGTGAAGGAATACACCGACCTGCCAGCGCTGCTGATTCAGCAGATCGAGCACTTCTTCGCGAACTACAAGGATCTCGAAAAAGGCAAGTGGGTGAAGATCGAAGGCTGGGACGGCGCAGACGCCGCCCGCGCCGCGATCACGAAGTCGGTTGCCGCCTACAAAGGCTAA
- the eutC gene encoding ethanolamine ammonia-lyase subunit EutC: protein MDKHPTDSQNPWLELRRLTPARIALGRTGTSLPTGAQLDFQFAHAQARDAVHLPFDHAGLSSQLAERGRDSLLLHSAAGDRHSYLQRPDLGRKLSDASAQALREHACANPGGVDLAVVVADGLSALAVHRHTLPFLARFEEQTEAEGWSLSPVILVEQGRVAVADEIGELLGAKMTVILIGERPGLSSPDSLGLYFTYNPKVGLTDAYRNCISNVRLEGLSYGMAAHRLLYLMREACRRQLSGVNLKDEAQVNTLDSDSPDTLKGNFLLGPAKP, encoded by the coding sequence ATGGACAAACATCCGACCGACAGCCAGAACCCCTGGCTGGAGCTGCGCCGCCTGACCCCGGCGCGCATCGCCCTGGGCCGCACCGGCACCAGCCTGCCCACTGGAGCCCAGCTGGACTTCCAGTTCGCCCACGCCCAGGCCCGCGATGCGGTGCACCTGCCCTTCGACCATGCCGGACTGAGCAGCCAACTGGCCGAACGCGGCCGCGACAGCCTGCTGCTGCACAGCGCCGCCGGCGATCGCCACAGCTACCTGCAACGCCCGGACCTGGGGCGCAAGCTCAGCGACGCGTCGGCCCAGGCCCTGCGCGAGCACGCCTGCGCCAACCCGGGTGGCGTCGATCTGGCCGTAGTGGTGGCAGACGGTCTGTCGGCATTGGCGGTGCATCGCCATACCCTGCCGTTTCTCGCCCGCTTCGAAGAACAGACCGAGGCCGAAGGCTGGTCGCTGTCGCCGGTCATCCTGGTGGAACAGGGCCGGGTGGCGGTGGCCGACGAAATCGGCGAGCTGCTCGGCGCAAAAATGACCGTGATCCTGATCGGCGAACGCCCGGGCCTCAGCTCACCGGACAGCCTGGGGCTGTATTTCACCTACAACCCGAAGGTCGGGCTCACCGATGCCTATCGCAACTGCATCTCCAACGTGCGCCTGGAAGGCCTGAGCTACGGCATGGCCGCCCACCGCTTGCTGTACCTGATGCGCGAGGCCTGCAGGCGGCAGCTCTCGGGGGTCAACCTGAAAGACGAGGCCCAGGTGAACACCCTGGATAGCGACTCGCCCGACACCCTCAAGGGTAATTTCCTGCTGGGACCTGCAAAGCCGTGA
- a CDS encoding DUF6282 family protein, which produces MSASTAVTEPARARFIDVHYHAGPDAYLRRHSALQAGSEYRARDGWVVLKNHLGCTAAQAWEARQQGLPVSGSIVLNEIAGGIDWRVVECSLCQHGAADLRFIVHLPTVTGRSHTSRLARELSHPILGQRPVKPLTVSDDRQRLNRATLDVLRMSRDYPVVISTGHANREEVLLLVEAADRLQVPRLMLNQPANPLTGLSAADLLELKSLPSLYIEQTALTYLLGYQSKEDFGEVLRELPRVVYSSDLGQTSQPDIRPWLDLSRQWFKEFGLGAQRIESITRSAPLQMLSH; this is translated from the coding sequence ATGAGCGCGTCGACTGCGGTAACCGAGCCCGCCCGGGCACGCTTCATCGATGTCCACTACCATGCCGGCCCTGATGCTTATCTGCGGCGCCACAGCGCGCTGCAGGCCGGTAGCGAGTATCGGGCGCGGGATGGCTGGGTGGTGCTCAAGAACCACCTGGGCTGTACCGCGGCCCAGGCCTGGGAAGCCCGCCAGCAAGGGCTGCCGGTGTCCGGTTCGATCGTGCTCAACGAGATTGCCGGCGGCATCGACTGGCGGGTGGTCGAATGCTCGCTGTGCCAGCACGGCGCCGCCGACCTGCGTTTTATCGTGCATTTGCCCACCGTGACGGGGCGCTCGCATACCAGCCGGCTGGCTCGGGAATTGAGTCACCCGATCCTTGGCCAGCGCCCCGTGAAGCCGCTGACCGTCAGCGATGACCGCCAGCGATTGAACCGCGCCACCCTGGATGTGTTGCGGATGAGCCGGGATTATCCGGTGGTGATCTCCACCGGCCATGCCAATCGCGAGGAGGTGCTTTTGCTGGTAGAGGCGGCGGATCGACTGCAGGTGCCGCGGTTGATGCTCAACCAGCCGGCCAATCCGCTGACCGGACTGAGCGCGGCCGACCTTCTTGAGCTCAAGAGCCTGCCTTCGCTCTACATCGAGCAGACCGCGCTGACCTACTTGCTGGGCTACCAGAGCAAGGAGGATTTCGGCGAGGTATTGCGCGAGCTGCCACGGGTGGTCTACAGCTCGGACCTGGGCCAGACCAGCCAGCCGGACATTCGCCCATGGTTGGACCTGAGCCGGCAATGGTTCAAGGAGTTCGGGCTTGGCGCGCAGCGCATAGAGTCGATTACCCGCAGCGCCCCGTTGCAGATGCTCAGCCATTGA
- the eat gene encoding ethanolamine permease, whose protein sequence is MPSEHTGVQSAGSSVDFEKVGSDYFQQRELKKGAAGWVLLVGLGVAYVISGDYAGWNFGLAQGGWGGMFLATLLMATMYLCMCFSLAELSSMIPTAGGGYGFARSAFGPWGGFLTGTAILIEYAIAPAAIAVFIGAYCQSLFGIGGWMIYLAFYIVFIAIHIFGVGEALKLMFIITAVAALALGVFLVAMVPHFSVANLLDIPVTEAVGASSFLPFGYVGVWAAIPYAIWFFLAVEGVPLAAEETKNPKRDLPRGLIGAMLVLLSFALLILVIGPGGAGANALLTSGNPLVEALAKAYSGSTWMGSFVNLVGLAGLIASFFSIIYAYSRQIFALSRAGYLPRKLSETNKNKAPVLALVIPGIIGFGLSLTGQGDLLILVAVFGATISYVLMMAAHITLRIRRPKMDRPYRTPGGIFTSGVALVLACIAVVAGFLVDPRVVIGAAIIYGVLIAYFAFYSRHHLVAGTPEEEFAAIQKAEEALH, encoded by the coding sequence ATGCCTAGCGAACATACCGGCGTGCAGTCGGCTGGCTCCTCCGTCGACTTTGAAAAAGTCGGCTCCGACTACTTTCAACAACGCGAACTGAAAAAAGGCGCGGCAGGCTGGGTCCTGCTGGTGGGCCTGGGCGTGGCCTACGTCATTTCCGGCGACTACGCCGGCTGGAACTTCGGCCTGGCCCAGGGCGGCTGGGGCGGCATGTTCCTCGCCACCCTGCTGATGGCCACCATGTACCTGTGCATGTGCTTTTCCCTGGCCGAGCTGTCCTCGATGATCCCCACCGCCGGCGGCGGCTACGGTTTTGCCCGCAGCGCCTTCGGCCCCTGGGGCGGCTTTCTCACCGGGACCGCGATCCTCATCGAATACGCGATCGCCCCGGCGGCGATCGCGGTGTTTATCGGCGCCTATTGCCAGTCGCTGTTCGGCATCGGCGGCTGGATGATCTACCTGGCGTTCTACATCGTGTTCATCGCCATCCACATCTTCGGGGTCGGCGAGGCGCTGAAGCTGATGTTCATCATCACCGCCGTGGCCGCCCTGGCCCTGGGCGTGTTCCTGGTGGCGATGGTGCCGCACTTCTCCGTGGCCAACCTGCTGGACATCCCGGTCACCGAGGCCGTGGGCGCCAGCAGCTTCCTGCCGTTCGGTTATGTCGGCGTGTGGGCGGCGATCCCCTACGCCATCTGGTTCTTCCTGGCGGTCGAAGGCGTGCCGCTGGCCGCGGAAGAAACCAAGAACCCCAAACGCGACCTGCCCCGCGGCCTGATCGGCGCCATGCTGGTGCTGCTGAGCTTCGCCCTGCTGATCCTGGTGATCGGCCCGGGCGGCGCGGGGGCCAATGCCCTGCTGACCTCGGGCAACCCGCTGGTGGAAGCCCTGGCCAAGGCCTACAGCGGTTCGACCTGGATGGGCAGCTTCGTCAACCTGGTGGGCCTGGCTGGCTTGATCGCCAGCTTCTTCTCGATCATCTACGCCTACTCGCGGCAGATTTTCGCCCTGTCCCGCGCCGGCTACCTGCCGCGCAAGCTGTCGGAGACCAATAAGAACAAGGCGCCGGTCCTGGCCCTGGTAATCCCCGGCATCATCGGTTTCGGCCTGTCGCTGACCGGCCAGGGCGACCTGCTGATCCTGGTGGCGGTGTTCGGCGCAACCATCTCCTACGTGCTGATGATGGCCGCGCACATCACCCTGCGCATCCGCCGCCCCAAAATGGATCGCCCGTACCGCACCCCGGGCGGCATCTTCACCTCCGGCGTGGCCCTGGTACTGGCCTGCATCGCCGTGGTGGCGGGTTTCCTGGTGGATCCGCGGGTGGTCATTGGCGCCGCGATCATCTATGGAGTATTAATTGCTTACTTTGCTTTCTACAGTCGGCATCACTTGGTAGCAGGCACGCCCGAAGAAGAATTCGCGGCCATTCAGAAAGCTGAAGAAGCCTTGCACTAA
- a CDS encoding DUF3828 domain-containing protein, which yields MRKLFPLLLLAAAFHQPLALADCASSPKPVAEAFYNWYLQSFSNEKDPITDDLPHLQQYVTQALIERIKKQMSSPEGLEEDYFLKTQDYMDEWLTQIKVSEPQVQGTSARESVTLGNTPDTTQIVDLLLVKDKGC from the coding sequence ATGAGAAAGCTGTTCCCCTTGCTGCTGCTCGCCGCGGCTTTCCATCAACCCCTCGCCCTCGCCGATTGCGCCAGCTCGCCCAAGCCGGTGGCCGAGGCCTTCTACAACTGGTACCTGCAGAGTTTCAGCAACGAAAAAGACCCGATCACCGATGACCTGCCGCACCTGCAGCAGTACGTCACCCAAGCGCTGATCGAACGGATCAAGAAACAGATGAGCAGCCCCGAAGGGCTGGAAGAGGACTACTTTCTCAAGACCCAGGATTACATGGATGAGTGGCTGACCCAGATCAAGGTCAGCGAACCGCAGGTGCAAGGCACCTCGGCGCGCGAGTCGGTGACCCTGGGCAATACGCCGGACACCACGCAGATCGTCGATCTGCTGCTGGTCAAGGACAAGGGCTGCTAG